In Neisseria brasiliensis, the following proteins share a genomic window:
- a CDS encoding glutamate-5-semialdehyde dehydrogenase, translating to MQDIQQYVRDTATAAKQAFYLMANATTAQKNAALLRMAELIAQHQTAILAANAQDMENAAAKGLDSALLDRLKLTEKTVESMCEGLRQVAALPDPVGEMDEFRTRPNGLQIGKMRVPLGVIGIIYESRPNVTIDAAALCLKSGNACVLRGGSEAFESNMAIAKLIRQALTENDLPPAAVSVIENTSRESVGTMLQSPELIDVIIPRGGKSLVARIAAEARVPVIKHLDGICHVYIDQAADTQKAIGIAFNAKTSRYGTCNTMETLLIHATRAEEMLPLLAEKYAEKQVELRGCERTLAILHNINAATEEDWDTEYLAPVLAVKIVDDLTQAIAHINTHGSHHTDSIITESYTDAQVFLRAVDSASVMVNASTRFADGFEYGLGAEIGISTDKIHVRGPVGLHGLTSQKWVVLGNGQVRV from the coding sequence ATGCAGGATATTCAACAATACGTCCGCGACACCGCCACCGCGGCCAAACAGGCTTTCTATCTGATGGCAAACGCCACCACCGCACAGAAAAACGCCGCGCTGTTGCGCATGGCCGAATTGATTGCGCAGCACCAAACCGCCATTCTGGCTGCCAACGCGCAAGACATGGAAAACGCTGCCGCCAAAGGCTTGGATTCCGCCCTGCTCGACCGCTTGAAATTAACAGAAAAAACTGTCGAATCCATGTGCGAAGGTTTGCGCCAAGTGGCCGCGCTGCCTGATCCGGTCGGCGAGATGGACGAATTTCGTACCCGCCCAAACGGTTTGCAAATCGGTAAAATGCGCGTGCCGCTGGGTGTGATCGGCATCATTTACGAATCACGCCCAAACGTTACCATCGATGCAGCCGCCTTATGCCTGAAATCCGGCAATGCCTGCGTGTTGCGTGGCGGCAGCGAAGCCTTTGAAAGCAATATGGCAATTGCCAAACTCATCCGCCAAGCGCTGACCGAAAACGATTTACCGCCGGCCGCCGTGAGCGTGATTGAAAACACCAGCCGCGAAAGCGTCGGCACCATGCTGCAAAGCCCTGAACTGATTGATGTCATCATTCCGCGCGGCGGCAAATCGCTGGTTGCCCGCATCGCCGCCGAAGCACGCGTGCCGGTGATTAAGCATCTCGACGGCATTTGCCATGTGTACATCGACCAAGCCGCCGATACGCAAAAAGCCATTGGCATCGCCTTCAATGCCAAAACTTCCCGCTACGGCACTTGCAACACCATGGAAACCCTGCTGATTCACGCCACACGCGCCGAAGAAATGTTGCCTTTGCTGGCAGAAAAATACGCAGAAAAACAAGTCGAGCTGCGCGGTTGCGAACGCACTTTGGCGATTTTGCACAACATCAACGCCGCCACCGAAGAAGATTGGGACACCGAATACCTCGCCCCTGTTTTAGCGGTGAAAATTGTCGATGACTTGACCCAAGCTATCGCCCACATCAACACCCACGGCAGCCACCACACCGATTCCATCATCACCGAGTCTTACACCGATGCGCAAGTCTTCCTGCGCGCAGTGGACAGCGCCAGCGTGATGGTCAACGCGTCCACCCGTTTTGCTGACGGCTTTGAATACGGCTTAGGCGCAGAAATCGGCATTTCCACCGACAAAATCCACGTGCGCGGCCCGGTTGGCTTACACGGTCTGACTTCGCAAAAATGGGTTGTGTTGGGCAACGGCCAAGTACGTGTTTAA